The DNA segment ATTTATATTATAAGTCTACATGTATGtaattagtaaaaacatttatttaacatgttaagaaaatattttactGCATTTAAATATATTTAAGATGTTATGAAAATAACTTTTTAATATAACTTGTTGTGCTTATATAAGATATCAAATGTCAAGGTTAAAAATTGCATAAGTTGGTTGTCATTTAGTTTAATCGATTTATATTATAAGATTACATGTATGGACTTAGAAGAaacatatatttaacatgttaagcaAATATTCTGTATTATTTATAATTATTCGCAATGGTATATTGTCGGGAAAGCTCCTAACCTTCTACGAGGTGATGTATCTTTGATCTCACCCGGATCACTGGTGATCTAGGAAACCATGGTGACACAAGACGTACCTTGcgattaataaaaattaaaaatattagTTAATCGATATAACTTGTTATGCTTATATCAGATAtcgaatttaaatttaaaaactttCATAGGTTGTTTGTTATTTAATTTTACTGATTTATATTATAAGTCTACATGTATGtaattagtaaaaacatttatttaacatgttaagaaagtATTTTACTGCATTTAAATATATTTAAGATGTTATGAAAATAACTTTTTAATATAACTTGTTGTGCTTATATAAGATATCAAATGTCAAGGTTAAAAATTGCATAAGTTGGTTGTCATTTAGTTTAATCGATTTATATTATAAGATTACATGTATGGACTTAGAAGAaacatatatttaacatgttaagcaAATATTCTGTATTATTTATAATTATTCGCAATGGTATATTGTCGGGAAAGCTCCTAACCTTCTACGAGGTGATGTATCTCTGATCTCACCCGGATCACTGGTGATCTAGGAAACCATGGTGACACAAGACGTACCTTGCGattaacaaaaattaaaaatatcaGTTAATCAATATAACTTGTTATGCTTATATCAGATattgaatttaaatttaaaaactttCATAGGTTGTTTGTGTTATTTAATTTTACTGATTTATATTATAAGTCTACATGTATGtaattagtaaaaacatttatttaacatgttaagaaaatattttactGCATTTAAATATATTTAAGATGTTATGAAAATAACTTTTTAATATAACTTGTTGTGCTTATATAAGATATCAAATGTCAAGGTTAAAAATTGCATAAGTTGGTTGTCATTTAGTTTAATCGATTTATATTATAAGATTACATGTATGGACTTAGAAGAaacatatatttaacatgttaagcaAATATTCTGTATTATTTATAATTATTCGCAATGGTATATTGTCGGGAAAGCTCCTAACCTTCTACGAGGTGATGTATCTCTGATCTCACCCGGATCACTGGTGATCTAGGAAACCATGGTGACACAAGACGTACCTTGCGATTAAAAATATTAGTTAATCGATATAACTTGTTATGCTTATATCAGATAtcgaatttaaatttaaaaactttCATAGGTTGTTTGTTATTTAATTTTACTGATTTATATTATAATTCTACATGTATGTAATTactaaaaacatttatttaacatgttaagaaaatattttactGCATTTAAATATATTTAAGATGTTATGAAAATAACTTTTTAATATAACTTGTTGTGCTTATATAAGATATCAAATGTCAAGGTTAAAAATTGCATAAGTTGGTTGTCATTtagtttaatttatttatattattagaTTACATGTATGGACTTAGAAGAaacatatatttaacatgttaaggaAATATTCTGTATTATTTATAATTATTCGCAATGGTATATTGTCGGGAAAGCTCCTAACCTTCTACGAGGTGATGTATCTCTGATCTCACCCGGATCACTGGTGATCTAGGAAACCATGGTGACACAAGACGTACCTTGcgattaataaaaattaaaaatactaGTTAATCGATATAACTTGTTATGCTTATATCAGATattgaatttaaatttaaaaactttCATAGGTTGTTTGTTATTTAATTTTACTGATTTATATTATAAGTCTACATGTATGTAActagtaaaaacatttatttaacatgttaagaaaatattttactgcatttaaatatatttaacatgttaagaaaataacTTTTTAATATAACTTGTTGTGCTTATATCAAATATCAATGTAAAGTTTAAAAATTGGATATGTTGTTTGTCATTTATATTATAAGATTACATGTATGCAGTTAGTAAAatcatttatttaacatgttaagaaaaaaATTATATTGCGTGAGCTAGGAAACCATGGTGACACAAGACGTACCTTGCAATTAATATAAACTTCAAATATTTATCTGCTTTATACACACATGTTTAGTGTTGAATTATTTATAAATGGATTTAATGGATGTTAAGAATTTGACCTTataatttttgttttataaaggttagattgaaaattcaaaatggATGCAATGAATGATAATCTTATAGTTGGACCAAGTGTAAGTACAAGTGAAGGACCAAGTGAATTTGAAGGTGAGGGTATTAAAATTTTTCTCTGTCttataattattattgttattaatatcATTAtctttaaaattatatatatgttttgatttttcttttgtttttcttttcagCATCTAATTATATCTCAACAAGTGAATCTTACAACAGTTATGCAAGTAGCACTCCTCATGGATCTTTATTTTGGGTACCAAATGTGCCAGAAGAAAATAGACTGTCTATTGGTCAAAAGTTCAAAACCTTAGAGAGTGCAATTCAAGCATatttagaatatgcagaaaaatGTGGTTTTGATACCAGATTGTCTACGCAAAAGCACGATAAAGATGGAAATATTAGACTAAAATATATACTTTGCAACAAAGCATTCGCTCCTGAAAATGTTAGTGTTGATACGTTGGATGAAAAAGATAGCGGTAAACAGAAAAGAAACTCCAATGTTCAAAAGACAGATTGTAAAGCTAGAGTGAAATTTAGATTAACTGATGAAAAAGATTGTTATTTCGTGTATGAATTTGAAGATAGACATAATCATGAGTTAGTTTCTTCAGAATACAAGCATTTGTTAAGAAAAAGAAGGAAATTGGATGACATGGAAGAAAAGTTCATTCATAGGGTTGCTTCAAATAATATAGGAGCAACACGTGCTCATAACGTATTAAGCAGTATTAGAGGTTCTAGATATCTTGTGCATGGAACAATAACAGATTTTAAAAATTGCAGAAGGGATCTTAATGTTTTTATTGGTGAGAATGATGCTCAAATGTTAAAGGATAAAATGGAAGGAAGAAGAGATcatttgcataatttctcatttgaATATAAGTTAGAAAACAGTGAATTGTCTGCTTTCTTTTGGGCTGATGAAACTGCAAAATGCAATTATGAAGCGTTTGGTGATATTATATCTTTTGATGCAACTTATAGGACAAACAggtttgttatatttttttatattaaatatttattgaattttaatttaatttaatttttaatattattattttaattgtttCAGGTACTGTATGGTTTTTGTACCGTTTACTGGTGTGGATAATCATAGGAAATGTGTTACGATTGGAGCTGGGATGATTGCAAAAGAAAATATTGAATCATTTACATTTTTGCTAGAAAGTTTTCTGAAAGCATTCAAAAAACAACCAAACATAATTGTTACGGATCAAGATCCGGCAATGAAGGTTGCTGTGTCAAAAGTATTCACTGAATCAAAACATAGACTTTGCACGTGGCACATTACAAACAAACTTCCAACAAAGGTAAAACTTTAGtttcttttttatatttattaatatcaTGTTTAATTGAAATTTTTTTACatgttaaaataaatattttcagGTTTGTGGAGATGTAGAAAACAATGCTGAGTTTAAAAGTAAGTTTCATAAACTTGTTTGGAGTATTTATACTGGACCTGAACAATTTGAGAAGAGATGGAGAGAGTTGATGGAAGAATACAATCTTTTGGGAAACAAATGGCTGTCAGATATGTATGAAATTCGACATCGATGGATTCCATCTTATTTTAAAGATGTTGAATTTTGTGGATTAATGAGAACAACTTCAAGATCAGAAAGTGAGAATTCATTTTTCAACAGTTTTACTCACTATGGAGATACGTTGATACAATTTATGTTTTCATTTGATGCTGCTATGGACAAACAAAGATATATACAAGAAACGCTAGATCATCAAACAAAAAACACAACTCCAAAGTATAAAACTCCATTGAATATTGAAAAGCATGCTGCA comes from the Helianthus annuus cultivar XRQ/B chromosome 4, HanXRQr2.0-SUNRISE, whole genome shotgun sequence genome and includes:
- the LOC110935382 gene encoding protein FAR1-RELATED SEQUENCE 5-like; the protein is MEEKFIHRVASNNIGATRAHNVLSSIRGSRYLVHGTITDFKNCRRDLNVFIGENDAQMLKDKMEGRRDHLHNFSFEYKLENSELSAFFWADETAKCNYEAFGDIISFDATYRTNRYCMVFVPFTGVDNHRKCVTIGAGMIAKENIESFTFLLESFLKAFKKQPNIIVTDQDPAMKVAVSKVFTESKHRLCTWHITNKLPTKVCGDVENNAEFKSKFHKLVWSIYTGPEQFEKRWRELMEEYNLLGNKWLSDMYEIRHRWIPSYFKDVEFCGLMRTTSRSESENSFFNSFTHYGDTLIQFMFSFDAAMDKQRYIQETLDHQTKNTTPKYKTPLNIEKHAAKLYTRTIFRLIQVEIEESVWRCSHNVVNTEGVIETTIVKEKRKSQPVEDDLVPLQMYNTEPIHEFKVTRNTEDGNIECSCQMFLRLGILCKHIFHVLNNCDIEEIPEKYICKRWMKDLIPADIRQKKVLYSETDNEAEEMANKAISSVDYCLRALMNNKAELKEFVEKIENMRAEIEDKGLNQEKLPKEARYESMLGVRVREQNEIQNPTDMYHVS